From Clostridiisalibacter paucivorans DSM 22131, the proteins below share one genomic window:
- a CDS encoding MerR family transcriptional regulator: MKIGKFASKNNVTIDTIRHYMDLGLIIPEKLGGHYDFDDRCQEDFKGIVEFKDMGFTLNEIKSIFMFKRLGKLNYVQERAYRKSFFEDKYNDIKNKIRELNMAKIKLEKKIEELSIDYRHEKFKIGVSLNIISNIKCIKCGGKVVLHKGEIYDNQIINGVIQCRNCSNIYKIEDGILFTEEIKGHNKYNGNLDIIKEYMDYTALEYLENVYKGLEWTHRKIDFTQLENKIILELGTGIGFLLRYIYNDLPSQSTYISVDKDINSQRFLKSVLEQSSVKKNISFINGDFLNMPIANRSLDVIIDYSGTSNYSFDHEDFLLHSIDKLVKKDSYLIGAYILFDKFNFNSLIETKYRKNFILKNINQEIEKLNYKIIYQKIGDTVRRGGKYENYFAEGERVYTYIILGKR, translated from the coding sequence ATGAAGATAGGGAAATTTGCTTCAAAAAATAATGTGACCATAGACACCATAAGACATTATATGGATTTGGGACTTATAATACCAGAGAAATTGGGGGGACACTATGATTTTGATGATAGGTGCCAAGAAGATTTTAAAGGGATAGTAGAGTTTAAGGATATGGGATTTACGTTAAATGAAATCAAATCTATTTTTATGTTTAAAAGATTGGGTAAATTAAACTATGTACAAGAGAGGGCATATCGAAAGTCATTTTTTGAAGATAAATATAATGATATAAAAAACAAGATTAGGGAATTAAACATGGCAAAAATAAAATTGGAAAAAAAGATTGAAGAACTATCTATTGATTATAGACATGAAAAATTTAAGATAGGAGTAAGTTTAAATATTATTAGTAATATCAAATGCATAAAATGTGGAGGAAAAGTGGTATTACATAAGGGAGAAATATATGATAATCAGATTATAAATGGAGTTATCCAGTGCAGAAATTGTTCCAATATTTATAAGATTGAAGATGGAATATTGTTTACAGAAGAAATAAAGGGTCACAATAAATATAATGGAAATTTAGATATAATAAAAGAATATATGGATTATACAGCATTAGAATATCTAGAAAATGTATATAAGGGTTTGGAATGGACACATAGGAAGATAGATTTTACACAACTAGAAAACAAAATTATACTGGAGTTGGGTACGGGAATAGGTTTTTTACTTAGATATATATACAATGATTTACCTAGCCAGTCTACATATATATCAGTAGATAAAGATATAAATAGTCAAAGATTTCTAAAGAGTGTTTTGGAGCAATCTAGTGTGAAAAAAAATATATCATTTATAAATGGTGACTTTTTAAATATGCCTATAGCTAATAGGTCTTTAGATGTAATAATAGATTATTCAGGTACTAGTAATTATAGCTTTGATCATGAAGACTTCTTACTACATTCAATAGATAAACTGGTCAAGAAAGATAGTTATTTGATTGGGGCGTATATATTATTTGATAAGTTTAATTTCAATAGTTTGATAGAGACTAAATATAGAAAGAATTTTATTTTAAAAAATATTAATCAAGAAATAGAAAAATTAAATTATAAAATAATATATCAGAAAATAGGAGATACAGTTAGAAGAGGTGGAAAATATGAAAATTATTTTGCAGAAGGAGAAAGGGTATATACTTATATAATTTTGGGGAAAAGATAG
- a CDS encoding S-layer homology domain-containing protein, whose protein sequence is MKKYTKIVSILLVFTLLMTSLGTGLFSISVVRAEKLESEFCLDKTEVTTGETVTESVYQSGYKGNKEVETEKPIKLTVAPDQTLQQRTQKVIDELKDYYKDKSKYDYLEALAANRVEIDNTIIKDKLDIKEPNFDTGWNGSESEDYAKAIMGLIAAGQDPRDYNGKDLVSYLANAQTEEGYFYPSGYYYHESDEKQADYIANSVIALDMAGAYYNSTNAVRALMDTFYIDGDSAYVVYSSWSNKPHIERTAISLIALSNYENEEGVAKLLEKGKNYLKQQASEWNEKTQSNTISYTIQALVAMGEDITADNWLQKDKYGNSVSMIESLLSYKLGNEFKNSISSSYTDDEATVLAFIANIDANKYNSTYEELKIEVGEPVKVEISSEDDKKKVKSGKSLQLKAKTYDNNGNFVPKQEFVWNSDNLSVVEIDPKTGLVKGIAPGTANITVQIKDFDIKETIAIDVIPVVPNKIEVSIDDNLSEIKVGEKVKINAVVYDVDDEIIENSNIEWTITPEECAKVDENSILTALDEGQVTITGKASKGSNGYISSDVKLDIFIGKSDEDKIKETIDEVKEYFKTKDNYDFITSLGLRHAGVEVSEIVKNINIYGSSNLHNNGRNIMNLIAAGEEPKDYNDKDYISLITVAKPEFYKESDIGYIAKAIVALDMSGAEYSKEAAIKALLGKLNKDEDKYYAKSYSSPDNAATAWTLIALSNYQDFEGVKAIIDGIKMYFKSVQGHNGLIENCEDTSLIVQGIIALGEDPLADKWVQYDKYGNKITLLDGILACKRGNRFKLKPENSSAGYSTTQYALAALADLYNGKSMYHQLKYVVTSPPEKVNIELEKQEILIGEELQIEANVYDKDDNLIKDIELIWTSSDPSVLKVENGVAIGLKAGEIDIKVELKDNNKIFDEKTIIIKNAEDISLRVKAALNKLIDFYEKHNSFDYMATLSVEHIRDDFNVEKLQVKDNLRLYTKDYAIHYAKNIMEIVGAGENPKCYLIKDSDGNIKYNNYVKLLVDSQRKNGEFIVNETGYKDSIVSQSLSIMALDMANGRYDEKQAVNRLLEMLGDSKYEKDGLYTEVETKALAITALSRHKDIAGVQTAIDKVLKYIRLQQNGDGGFNHSGYENNPFAIGTVLQALIANDIDPSTWVKNGHTMIEVLLDRQIEDGGFEYNENPEGTPEEQIFSDFKCTETGFAALADVYMETSMYHDIGNNEEIQNILNEEIEFLKEHYVFKRQFEFVAAPAANLVGMDIDLLQNHIFRYTKTDSAWQISKTIISLIGSNLDPRHDVISEDEVRNYVYELKSSQVMDGENKGEFILKTSKRGDRNSIEVLAMSIMALDMAGAKYDEVSAINRLIEMVHAKDSHTYTEVHTEALVLTALAKHKDIDGVEEEVDRLISFLKEKQNEDGGFDIKEGWKQGKNSTLATGRIIQALIANDINPLYSKEWIKNGNTMVDALLKSKIIRQNRPELSGYSKGEDDEFAYYGSTYTVFAALVDLYNNESMFKILALEYEEEGEAKKIEIIQSKNPIIYLGKTVQLKAIVYDKENNTLENAKMEWISLNEDIASVDNGFVKTNGIGQVDIIARVRDTDIQDKVTISVTNSNIGEIKIEPNIEKIDLEETTKLTAKVLDDQGEIIEGKEIKWESSNKKIATVDIKSGEVIPVARGTVEIKAILVENEDIFGTIKIEIIEQIKETLDVYTAIITEQGEEYDIKSNPKKVTINTKQHKAGLTALGALQATTDEYKMSGVMVTSIYGIENKGMGGWMYSVNDEVPDIYSDKLAVKSGDKIVWFYVLDGMKYRKPIWSELIENDDRAPEIETNLVNKTVKKEIFEFSISVKDNLDGEIIPEVKLNGEGIEGIEGKYKIILVEGKNTIEINAVDSVGNKVKETYTITYKKEEDDNSGSSSGRSSSGRSNSKPSGEKISSTKGGTVEKHGTTIKIPKTAIDKNIYVKISKVTNTSKLKTEKRQKIISKVLEITKDKKGKFDKSVIIEMTFDKEKAGKEKISIYYYDEKKEQWKELDNVKVDYKKGKVTGEVEHFTKFAVLATEEAEKETENIEIQQKQKINLTDIKGHWAEKYIKALMEEGAIKGYIDSTFKPNKNITRSEFIAVLVKALDLEAKPGIEFKDTKGHWAKDIISTASYHGIVLGYKDERFRPDENITREQMAVIIAKAAKLENTEIKRKFKDSKEISNWAEEAMERVIEKGIITGYTDNTVRPKDKATRSQAATVIFKAMNIK, encoded by the coding sequence CTATAATGGGATTAATAGCAGCAGGTCAAGATCCAAGAGATTATAATGGGAAAGATCTAGTTAGCTATTTAGCCAATGCTCAGACAGAAGAAGGTTATTTTTATCCCAGTGGATATTATTATCATGAAAGTGATGAAAAACAAGCTGATTATATTGCAAATTCAGTAATTGCATTAGATATGGCTGGGGCTTACTATAATAGTACTAATGCAGTTAGGGCATTAATGGATACGTTTTATATTGATGGGGATAGTGCATATGTAGTTTATTCATCATGGTCAAATAAACCTCATATTGAGAGAACTGCAATATCTCTCATAGCTCTTTCGAATTATGAAAATGAAGAAGGAGTGGCTAAATTACTTGAAAAAGGGAAAAATTATCTAAAACAACAGGCAAGTGAATGGAATGAAAAAACACAGTCAAATACAATCTCCTATACAATACAGGCATTAGTAGCAATGGGTGAAGATATAACAGCGGACAATTGGTTACAGAAAGATAAATATGGCAATAGTGTTTCCATGATAGAATCATTACTATCATATAAATTAGGAAATGAATTTAAAAATTCTATTAGTAGTAGTTATACTGATGATGAGGCAACTGTATTGGCATTTATTGCAAATATAGATGCTAATAAATATAATTCCACTTATGAAGAATTGAAGATAGAAGTTGGAGAACCTGTGAAAGTAGAGATATCGTCAGAAGATGATAAGAAAAAAGTAAAATCAGGGAAATCATTACAACTTAAGGCTAAGACTTATGATAACAACGGAAATTTTGTACCTAAACAAGAATTTGTTTGGAACTCTGATAATCTATCTGTTGTAGAAATAGATCCAAAAACAGGTTTAGTTAAGGGAATTGCACCTGGTACAGCTAATATTACAGTTCAAATAAAAGATTTTGATATTAAGGAAACAATAGCAATTGATGTTATACCAGTAGTCCCAAATAAAATAGAAGTATCTATAGATGATAATCTATCTGAAATAAAAGTAGGGGAAAAAGTTAAAATAAACGCTGTTGTATATGATGTAGATGATGAAATCATAGAAAACTCAAATATTGAATGGACTATTACTCCAGAGGAATGTGCAAAGGTAGATGAAAATAGTATACTTACTGCATTAGATGAGGGACAAGTAACTATTACAGGCAAGGCATCTAAAGGCTCTAATGGATATATATCTTCGGATGTTAAACTTGATATATTTATAGGAAAGAGCGATGAAGATAAAATAAAAGAAACTATAGATGAAGTTAAAGAATATTTTAAGACTAAGGATAATTATGATTTTATTACTTCATTGGGATTAAGACATGCTGGAGTTGAAGTATCTGAAATAGTTAAAAACATAAATATATATGGAAGTAGCAATCTTCATAATAATGGAAGAAATATAATGAATCTAATAGCTGCTGGAGAAGAGCCTAAAGACTATAATGATAAGGACTATATTTCTCTTATAACAGTAGCAAAACCAGAGTTTTATAAAGAAAGTGATATAGGATATATTGCTAAAGCTATAGTGGCCCTTGATATGAGTGGAGCAGAATATAGTAAAGAAGCAGCTATAAAAGCACTTTTAGGTAAATTAAACAAAGATGAGGATAAGTATTATGCAAAATCTTATTCATCACCAGATAATGCTGCTACAGCTTGGACGCTTATAGCATTATCAAATTATCAAGATTTTGAAGGCGTAAAAGCTATAATTGATGGTATAAAGATGTATTTTAAAAGTGTACAGGGACATAATGGTTTGATAGAAAATTGTGAAGATACATCTTTAATTGTTCAAGGCATAATTGCTTTAGGAGAAGATCCTTTAGCAGATAAATGGGTACAATATGATAAATATGGAAATAAGATAACATTGCTTGATGGTATATTAGCTTGTAAAAGAGGTAATAGATTTAAACTTAAACCTGAAAATAGTTCTGCAGGATACAGTACAACTCAATATGCTTTAGCAGCATTAGCCGATTTATACAATGGTAAATCTATGTATCATCAATTAAAATATGTTGTAACTAGTCCACCAGAAAAGGTGAATATAGAACTAGAAAAACAAGAAATCCTTATAGGAGAAGAACTACAAATTGAGGCTAATGTATATGATAAGGATGATAATTTAATTAAAGATATAGAATTAATTTGGACATCTTCGGACCCATCAGTATTGAAGGTTGAGAATGGAGTTGCAATAGGATTAAAGGCTGGGGAAATTGATATAAAGGTTGAGTTGAAAGATAATAATAAAATATTTGATGAAAAAACCATAATAATTAAAAATGCTGAAGATATAAGTCTTAGAGTCAAAGCAGCTTTAAACAAGTTAATTGATTTTTATGAAAAACATAATTCTTTTGACTATATGGCAACTTTATCAGTAGAACATATAAGAGATGATTTCAATGTAGAAAAATTGCAAGTGAAAGACAATTTGAGGTTATATACTAAAGATTATGCTATTCATTATGCAAAAAATATTATGGAAATAGTTGGGGCAGGAGAAAACCCAAAATGTTATTTAATTAAAGATAGTGATGGAAATATAAAATATAATAATTATGTTAAATTACTTGTTGACAGTCAGAGGAAAAATGGAGAATTTATAGTTAATGAGACAGGATATAAAGATAGCATTGTAAGTCAATCTCTTTCAATAATGGCATTAGATATGGCCAATGGGAGATATGATGAAAAACAAGCTGTAAATAGACTTTTGGAAATGTTAGGAGATAGTAAATATGAAAAAGATGGGCTTTATACAGAAGTAGAAACAAAGGCATTGGCAATAACGGCATTATCTAGACATAAGGATATAGCTGGAGTTCAAACGGCTATAGATAAAGTATTAAAATATATAAGATTACAACAAAATGGAGATGGAGGATTTAACCATAGTGGGTATGAGAATAACCCATTTGCTATTGGTACAGTACTTCAGGCGTTGATTGCAAATGATATAGACCCGTCTACATGGGTAAAAAATGGTCATACGATGATTGAAGTATTGTTAGATCGTCAGATTGAAGATGGAGGATTTGAATATAATGAGAACCCTGAGGGCACTCCAGAAGAACAAATATTTTCAGATTTTAAATGCACTGAAACTGGATTTGCAGCATTGGCAGATGTATACATGGAAACTTCTATGTATCATGATATTGGAAACAATGAAGAGATACAAAATATTTTAAATGAGGAAATAGAATTTTTAAAAGAACATTATGTTTTTAAAAGACAATTTGAATTTGTAGCAGCACCAGCGGCTAATTTGGTGGGAATGGACATAGATTTATTACAAAATCATATTTTCAGATATACAAAAACAGATAGTGCTTGGCAAATATCAAAGACTATAATTTCTCTTATAGGTTCAAATTTAGATCCTAGACATGATGTAATAAGCGAAGATGAGGTCAGAAATTATGTTTATGAGTTGAAATCTTCTCAAGTTATGGATGGAGAAAATAAAGGCGAGTTTATATTAAAAACAAGTAAACGTGGTGATAGGAATTCCATTGAAGTATTAGCCATGTCCATTATGGCATTAGATATGGCAGGAGCAAAATATGATGAAGTTTCTGCTATAAATAGATTGATTGAAATGGTACATGCAAAAGATTCTCATACCTATACAGAGGTTCATACGGAAGCACTAGTTCTTACTGCATTAGCAAAACATAAAGATATAGATGGAGTCGAAGAAGAGGTAGATAGACTCATCAGTTTCCTTAAAGAAAAGCAAAATGAAGATGGTGGTTTCGATATAAAAGAAGGTTGGAAGCAAGGTAAAAATAGTACATTAGCTACTGGAAGGATAATCCAAGCCCTTATTGCTAATGATATTAATCCACTATATTCAAAAGAGTGGATTAAAAATGGGAACACGATGGTAGATGCATTGTTGAAGAGTAAAATAATTCGCCAAAATAGACCTGAATTAAGTGGTTATTCTAAAGGTGAAGATGATGAATTTGCATACTATGGTTCTACATATACAGTATTTGCAGCATTAGTTGACTTATATAATAATGAATCTATGTTTAAGATATTGGCACTTGAATATGAAGAAGAAGGAGAAGCAAAAAAGATTGAAATAATTCAATCGAAAAACCCTATAATATATTTAGGAAAAACAGTTCAATTAAAAGCAATAGTATATGACAAAGAAAATAATACATTAGAAAATGCCAAAATGGAATGGATAAGTTTAAATGAAGATATAGCTTCTGTTGATAACGGTTTTGTAAAGACTAATGGTATTGGACAAGTAGATATTATAGCAAGGGTAAGAGATACGGATATACAAGACAAAGTAACTATAAGTGTAACTAATAGCAATATAGGAGAAATAAAGATTGAACCTAATATAGAAAAGATAGATTTAGAAGAAACTACAAAATTAACTGCAAAGGTATTGGATGATCAAGGAGAGATTATAGAAGGAAAAGAAATAAAATGGGAGAGTTCTAATAAAAAAATTGCGACAGTAGATATTAAAAGTGGTGAAGTTATACCAGTAGCAAGGGGAACAGTAGAAATAAAAGCTATTTTAGTAGAAAATGAAGATATCTTCGGAACAATTAAAATAGAGATTATAGAGCAAATAAAGGAGACACTTGATGTATATACTGCTATAATTACAGAGCAAGGAGAAGAATATGATATAAAGTCTAATCCGAAGAAAGTCACAATCAATACTAAACAACATAAAGCAGGTCTGACGGCTTTGGGTGCACTACAGGCTACTACTGATGAATATAAAATGTCAGGGGTTATGGTTACATCTATATATGGAATAGAAAATAAAGGCATGGGAGGTTGGATGTATTCCGTAAACGATGAAGTACCTGATATTTATTCTGATAAGTTAGCAGTGAAATCTGGAGACAAAATAGTGTGGTTTTATGTATTAGATGGCATGAAATATAGAAAACCAATTTGGTCTGAATTAATAGAAAATGATGATAGGGCGCCAGAAATAGAAACAAATTTAGTAAATAAAACAGTAAAGAAAGAGATATTTGAATTTAGCATAAGTGTAAAAGACAATTTAGATGGAGAAATAATACCAGAAGTAAAATTAAACGGAGAAGGAATAGAAGGAATAGAAGGGAAATACAAAATAATCTTAGTAGAAGGGAAAAATACAATAGAAATAAATGCAGTAGATAGTGTAGGGAATAAAGTAAAAGAAACTTATACAATAACATACAAAAAAGAAGAAGACGATAATAGTGGTTCATCATCTGGAAGAAGCAGTTCTGGAAGAAGTAATTCTAAACCTAGCGGAGAAAAAATAAGCTCCACCAAAGGAGGAACAGTAGAAAAGCACGGAACAACAATAAAAATACCAAAAACAGCAATAGACAAAAATATATATGTAAAAATATCAAAAGTAACAAACACATCAAAACTAAAGACAGAAAAAAGACAAAAGATAATAAGTAAAGTACTAGAAATAACAAAAGACAAAAAAGGAAAGTTTGACAAATCAGTAATAATAGAAATGACATTTGACAAAGAAAAAGCAGGTAAAGAAAAAATAAGCATATACTATTACGACGAGAAAAAAGAACAGTGGAAAGAATTAGACAATGTAAAAGTAGACTACAAAAAAGGAAAAGTAACAGGAGAAGTAGAGCACTTTACAAAATTTGCAGTACTAGCTACAGAGGAAGCAGAAAAAGAAACAGAAAACATAGAAATACAACAAAAACAAAAAATAAACCTAACAGATATAAAAGGACATTGGGCAGAAAAATATATCAAAGCATTAATGGAAGAAGGAGCAATAAAAGGATATATAGACAGTACATTCAAACCCAATAAAAATATAACAAGATCAGAATTTATAGCAGTATTAGTAAAAGCATTAGATTTAGAAGCAAAACCAGGAATAGAATTCAAAGATACAAAGGGACATTGGGCAAAGGATATAATATCCACAGCATCCTATCATGGAATAGTATTAGGATACAAAGACGAAAGATTTAGGCCAGACGAAAACATAACAAGAGAACAAATGGCAGTAATAATAGCAAAGGCAGCCAAACTAGAAAACACAGAAATCAAAAGAAAATTCAAAGACAGTAAAGAAATATCAAACTGGGCAGAAGAAGCAATGGAAAGAGTAATAGAAAAAGGGATAATAACCGGATATACGGATAACACAGTAAGACCAAAAGACAAAGCTACGAGATCCCAAGCAGCAACAGTTATATTTAAGGCTATGAATATTAAATAG
- a CDS encoding MFS transporter, producing MKKCKRDFSNILLFTIGKTISLMGSSLYTFVIGLYILRVTNSGLSFATTLVLGSVPLILIGPLAGILSDRLDRKVLVISMDILNGVLLVLLYFISCKYNLKVWMIYVSTFMTTAIATVFNISIEAAKPNMVTEENLLRINSISKIIESISTILGPVLGGMLFYIIDMKIFILMNGISFIISAILEGFIDFRVYKKDEDSMEMNLINDIKTGFNHLIKSEALMSAFIKLLFINFSLGLSIFIPIPYVLTNIFKLDSKYFGIVQGFMPLGMIIGAILINRFEPTKGYGYMMKLSINGILIIIILSSVPVLPLNLIYKIKHILIYYSCIMLVLGLIISFIDIPLLLILQRHVVDKYRGRVMSLFITMVKIVSPISFIISGILIETLQPYKAILIGGFILMGFIFRHLR from the coding sequence ATGAAGAAATGTAAAAGGGATTTTTCAAATATTTTATTGTTTACAATAGGTAAAACTATATCCCTTATGGGGTCATCACTATATACATTTGTAATAGGACTATATATTTTGAGGGTTACAAATTCAGGACTGTCATTTGCTACTACATTAGTATTAGGGTCAGTACCTTTGATACTTATAGGGCCATTGGCAGGGATATTGTCAGATAGGTTGGACAGAAAAGTATTGGTGATTTCTATGGATATATTAAATGGAGTGTTATTGGTACTTTTATATTTTATATCATGCAAATATAATCTAAAGGTATGGATGATTTATGTCAGTACATTTATGACCACGGCAATTGCTACAGTATTTAATATTTCTATTGAGGCAGCAAAACCAAATATGGTTACAGAGGAAAATTTATTGAGAATAAATTCCATAAGTAAAATAATAGAATCTATATCAACCATATTAGGGCCTGTATTAGGGGGGATGTTATTTTATATTATTGATATGAAAATTTTTATACTAATGAATGGCATATCATTTATTATATCTGCTATATTGGAAGGATTTATTGATTTTAGAGTCTATAAAAAAGATGAGGATTCAATGGAGATGAATTTAATAAATGATATAAAAACAGGATTTAATCATCTGATAAAAAGTGAAGCATTGATGTCGGCTTTTATCAAACTATTATTCATAAATTTTTCATTGGGATTATCTATATTCATACCTATACCTTATGTATTAACTAATATATTTAAACTTGATTCTAAATACTTTGGAATAGTACAGGGTTTTATGCCTTTGGGTATGATAATTGGTGCCATATTGATAAACAGGTTTGAGCCAACAAAAGGCTATGGTTATATGATGAAATTATCAATTAATGGTATTTTAATTATAATAATTTTAAGCTCTGTTCCAGTATTACCTTTAAATTTAATATATAAAATAAAGCATATACTGATATATTATAGCTGTATTATGTTAGTATTGGGATTAATAATATCATTCATAGATATACCTCTTTTATTGATATTACAAAGGCATGTAGTTGATAAGTATAGGGGCAGAGTTATGAGCTTATTTATAACTATGGTAAAAATAGTATCTCCTATTTCATTTATTATATCGGGAATACTCATTGAAACTTTACAACCCTATAAGGCGATATTGATAGGAGGATTTATACTGATGGGTTTTATATTTAGGCATTTAAGATAA
- a CDS encoding FlxA-like family protein, with product MRIFSIKTNNNLSNINSPMDKQIKMLEQQRTRLQERIQKIKEGDSSKKIKEELIKPLNEQIEQIKVQIQQKRLEKIKPQKKANKKKANADNEVNRKDKGNIKIDNTLNLIKSDTDYSQLKNLRGVSENLSGRANILRIEAKLDGSRGNSSSEKLVKANKLETRIGNIEKEILNKSKDIQKTLNTEDEKHQYNKSEEDEKIEFTKDERGKANNKEYSKKGLNVLV from the coding sequence ATGAGAATATTCTCCATAAAAACTAATAATAATCTATCAAATATTAATAGTCCGATGGACAAACAAATAAAAATGCTAGAGCAGCAAAGAACGAGATTACAAGAGAGAATACAAAAGATTAAAGAGGGGGACAGCTCTAAAAAAATAAAGGAGGAGCTTATAAAGCCTTTAAATGAACAAATAGAACAAATAAAGGTGCAAATACAGCAAAAACGATTGGAAAAGATAAAACCACAAAAGAAAGCTAACAAGAAAAAGGCAAATGCGGATAATGAAGTAAATAGAAAAGATAAAGGTAATATTAAAATTGATAACACCTTAAATTTAATTAAATCAGATACAGATTATTCTCAATTAAAAAATCTCAGAGGGGTTAGTGAGAATTTATCAGGCAGGGCAAATATTTTAAGAATAGAGGCTAAATTAGATGGCAGTCGTGGGAATAGTAGCAGTGAAAAATTAGTGAAGGCTAATAAACTTGAGACAAGGATAGGTAACATAGAGAAAGAGATATTAAATAAAAGTAAAGATATTCAAAAGACATTGAATACTGAAGATGAAAAACACCAGTATAACAAAAGTGAAGAAGATGAAAAGATAGAGTTCACTAAAGATGAAAGAGGTAAAGCAAATAATAAAGAATACTCAAAGAAAGGACTAAATGTTTTAGTTTAA
- the ybaK gene encoding Cys-tRNA(Pro) deacylase → MANSKTNAMRILDAKNILYDTSTYDKKDGKIDGISVAQKIGKEPEKVYKTLVTEGTTGEIYVFVIPVKEELDLKKAARITGEKKIEMIPVKNIQRLTGYIRGGCSPIGMKKDYKTFIDISAQTIKEIIISAGKIGIQIELNINDLLYIVNGELQDIIKR, encoded by the coding sequence ATGGCAAATTCTAAGACTAATGCTATGAGAATATTAGATGCTAAGAATATTTTATACGATACATCTACATATGATAAAAAAGATGGGAAAATTGACGGCATATCAGTAGCACAAAAAATAGGTAAAGAGCCTGAGAAGGTATATAAGACCCTTGTAACTGAAGGAACAACTGGTGAAATATATGTATTTGTGATACCGGTTAAAGAGGAATTAGATTTGAAGAAGGCAGCAAGAATAACTGGTGAAAAGAAGATAGAAATGATTCCTGTGAAGAATATACAAAGGCTTACAGGATATATTAGAGGTGGATGTTCTCCAATAGGAATGAAAAAAGATTATAAGACATTTATAGATATAAGTGCTCAGACAATAAAAGAAATTATAATTAGTGCTGGCAAAATAGGCATTCAAATAGAATTGAATATTAATGATCTTTTATATATAGTAAATGGAGAGTTACAAGATATTATAAAAAGATAG